The following proteins are co-located in the Pedobacter sp. FW305-3-2-15-E-R2A2 genome:
- a CDS encoding amino acid adenylation domain-containing protein, protein MIDQKSDLSFNQITFNPFEDQKDIEKIVAINESQREIWLSCIIGGDEASLAYNESVSLDFTGPFQFSAFRKSLEIIVKRHEALRSSVSANGENFIIYKDFPFNFEMEDLSSNDTLEQQQLLREFVADQMNLTFDIQNGPLFRVHLHKLEDDHHYFTLVIHHLIGDGWSIGIILENLSKLYNAHLKGLPAILDEGPQISTYALEQHHFLQSEDFRKVENYWLDLYKGNIPVLDLPTDYVRPATRTYKAHRIDHPLSVSLISQLKAMGAKAGCSLVNTMLTAFEVFLYQQTRQRDIVVGLPTAGQSATENFELVGHCVNLLPLRSIIDPELSFLQYLKLRKSAFFDAYEHQQFSFGQLVKKLNVKRDTSRIPLVPVVFNMDMGMDSAVFFDTLQHHLVSNPRAYETFEIFLNLTGSKDSFILEWTYNTQLFKAATIERMTKEFEILLEKLAQQPELQLSDCAKTAKKGTSEAMKPVGHAFKNTIELINEVAGHYPDKTAVSFRKEQMSYKQLMEKSNQLAFYLIEKGVRAGDIIGLSTERSMEMLISLLAILKAGAVYIPLDPEYPHERIEFMLTDSAAKKLLTSRQNKGRFHTNAQEIVMEEIWQSLGNYPDHQPQIQTGPNDLAYILYTSGSTGKPKGVKITHKNLSNFLLSMQVAPGITADDRLLAITTISFDIAGLELYLPLISAAELVIADTEETKDGRLLLGIIEERAISIMQATPSTWQMMIDSDWQKAYAIKILSGGEALKKELADQLLKRCTALWNMYGPTETTIWSTIKKVSPGDQLLTIGHPINQTDLYIMDELGRPLPSGMPGEIYIGGAGVADGYLNRPELTNEKFIQDDDSGQILYKTGDLGKLLENGEYLCLGRIDQQVKIRGHRIELGEIETIIAAQEGIKQAVVLAREDAPSDKRLIAYVLLDDKTDQDNLSWKDRWDALYDMGAASKQDLALSEQNLDDSLLEHYENSADLALQAAEWLHSSTERIKLLGSKKIYEIGSGAGQLLFELAPETEYYMATDYAQTAIHNLNEKLAAAPDQWSHVKAKTAEADDFTDIVDTSFDLVLIHSVAQYFVNADYLIKVIKESVKSLRSGGCIFIGDMQGKNSLKMCHAMDHLPHAADSTTLSSFNEAVLNRVRIEDELVADPGFFYSLPGIIPEITGVDVQLRKGLSLNETTKYHYDIWLYVAVPSETVIPDTQVIWKNEDSLLEIERLLSANPSQVLELKNIVNKRTAKDHRLLQLMQSRDPNSLLKEIKIEVAGINEGSAPDLFWELGARLNFNAHVRWTSDGTDGLFDVVFIPSSRKATLPYFSAAESLKSNLHSYARLPFSKNEIVISKEIIGAWKDKLYKALPAYMVPDDFIALKSFPLTANAKIDRNAFPKPYAKRTDDGSNRQVGLVLTKNEQLVTDIWSAALGLEHLSLTDDFFELGGHSLLAVKVMIAIEKETGKRLPLATLFNNSTIQKLAAQLIADEAHEVWESLVPIKTTGKKDPLFMVHGGGLNVLVFKSISTYVSEEQPIYGLQALGLNQETQLYTSIEEIAAVYVAEIIKVNPNGPYCLCGYSLGGFIVYEMAKQLKDMGKAVKFLGILDTYAGDAGGSTETSVKLMKKIRRQFYKIPFFVGSFFRNPSEAIQYQIHRLRLRLDRILNNEVKDYTIHFSPYEKEIYNHYDKAHDHYKMEPSDIKISLFRVKKRLYYLDDLVYLGWNKFAKQGVETHDVPGDHETFLYSPNDAEFARILQDTLDKI, encoded by the coding sequence ATGATCGATCAGAAATCAGACCTTAGTTTTAACCAAATCACCTTCAATCCATTTGAAGATCAGAAGGATATTGAAAAAATTGTAGCCATTAATGAATCACAACGTGAAATCTGGTTATCTTGTATCATAGGCGGTGATGAAGCAAGCCTTGCCTATAATGAATCTGTTTCATTAGATTTTACAGGCCCTTTTCAGTTCAGTGCATTCAGAAAATCACTGGAAATTATTGTAAAACGCCACGAAGCACTAAGATCTTCAGTCAGTGCCAACGGAGAGAATTTCATCATTTACAAAGACTTCCCTTTCAATTTCGAAATGGAAGACCTGAGCAGCAATGATACCCTCGAACAGCAGCAGCTGCTCAGGGAATTTGTAGCCGATCAGATGAACCTGACATTCGACATACAGAATGGTCCGTTATTTCGTGTACACCTTCATAAACTGGAAGATGACCACCATTATTTCACATTGGTCATCCATCATCTTATTGGGGACGGATGGTCTATAGGCATCATCTTGGAAAACCTGAGTAAACTTTACAATGCTCATTTAAAGGGTTTGCCTGCAATTCTGGACGAAGGTCCTCAAATCAGCACTTATGCTTTAGAACAGCACCACTTTCTTCAAAGCGAAGATTTTAGGAAAGTAGAAAACTATTGGTTGGATCTATATAAAGGCAATATCCCTGTGTTAGACCTGCCGACAGACTATGTAAGGCCAGCAACACGTACTTACAAAGCCCATCGAATCGACCATCCCCTTTCTGTTTCGCTGATTAGTCAGCTAAAGGCAATGGGAGCGAAAGCCGGATGCAGCCTTGTCAACACGATGTTGACTGCCTTTGAAGTTTTTCTATACCAGCAAACCAGACAAAGAGATATTGTGGTCGGCCTGCCTACAGCCGGACAATCCGCCACAGAAAACTTTGAATTGGTTGGACATTGCGTAAACCTCCTGCCGTTAAGAAGTATTATTGATCCCGAGCTCTCCTTTCTGCAATACCTGAAGCTTAGAAAATCAGCTTTTTTCGATGCTTATGAACACCAGCAGTTTAGTTTTGGCCAGCTGGTAAAGAAACTAAATGTAAAAAGAGATACCTCGCGAATCCCCTTGGTTCCTGTAGTTTTTAATATGGATATGGGCATGGATAGTGCCGTATTTTTCGATACCCTTCAACACCATTTGGTTTCAAATCCGAGAGCCTATGAAACTTTCGAGATCTTTCTGAATTTAACCGGATCGAAAGATAGTTTTATATTGGAATGGACCTATAATACCCAGCTTTTCAAAGCAGCGACCATAGAGCGGATGACGAAGGAATTCGAAATTCTTCTTGAGAAACTGGCACAGCAACCTGAACTTCAGTTAAGTGACTGCGCTAAAACAGCTAAAAAAGGAACATCTGAAGCGATGAAACCTGTTGGGCATGCTTTTAAGAACACCATCGAGCTGATCAATGAGGTTGCCGGTCATTATCCGGATAAGACTGCTGTTTCCTTCAGGAAGGAACAAATGAGCTATAAGCAACTGATGGAGAAGTCCAATCAACTGGCTTTTTACTTAATTGAAAAGGGAGTCCGCGCTGGCGACATCATTGGGTTGTCAACAGAACGGTCCATGGAAATGCTGATCTCCCTGCTGGCCATTTTAAAGGCCGGAGCGGTTTATATTCCCCTGGATCCGGAGTACCCTCATGAGCGGATAGAATTTATGTTAACGGATTCTGCAGCGAAAAAATTACTCACCTCGCGACAAAACAAGGGCCGGTTTCATACCAATGCTCAGGAAATTGTAATGGAGGAAATCTGGCAGAGTCTTGGTAATTATCCGGATCATCAACCTCAAATACAAACAGGCCCGAATGATCTCGCTTATATACTCTATACTTCAGGCTCCACAGGAAAGCCCAAGGGAGTAAAAATTACCCATAAAAATCTCTCTAACTTTTTATTGAGCATGCAGGTTGCGCCGGGTATTACAGCCGATGACCGCTTGCTTGCCATTACTACCATTTCTTTTGACATTGCCGGGCTGGAACTTTATCTACCGCTCATTTCTGCTGCTGAGCTGGTCATTGCAGACACAGAGGAAACAAAAGACGGCAGATTGTTGCTCGGCATCATCGAGGAAAGAGCAATCAGCATCATGCAAGCCACGCCTTCAACATGGCAAATGATGATCGACTCTGACTGGCAAAAAGCATATGCGATAAAAATACTTTCGGGGGGAGAAGCCTTAAAAAAAGAACTGGCCGATCAACTGCTCAAACGATGTACTGCCTTATGGAATATGTATGGTCCAACAGAAACTACCATTTGGTCGACCATCAAAAAAGTTAGTCCGGGGGATCAGCTACTCACCATCGGCCATCCGATTAACCAGACAGACCTCTATATCATGGATGAATTGGGAAGGCCCTTACCTTCCGGTATGCCTGGAGAAATATATATCGGAGGAGCTGGTGTAGCAGACGGCTATTTAAACAGGCCAGAGCTGACCAATGAGAAGTTTATACAGGACGATGATTCTGGTCAGATATTATATAAAACGGGGGATCTTGGTAAATTATTAGAAAACGGCGAATACCTCTGCCTGGGAAGGATTGATCAGCAGGTAAAAATTCGTGGACACCGGATCGAATTAGGGGAAATTGAAACCATCATTGCTGCTCAGGAAGGAATTAAGCAAGCCGTCGTCCTGGCAAGAGAAGATGCACCTTCAGATAAGCGGTTGATTGCTTATGTCCTTCTTGACGATAAAACTGATCAGGACAACCTTTCCTGGAAAGATCGCTGGGATGCCCTCTATGATATGGGGGCAGCGTCCAAACAAGACCTGGCCCTTTCCGAGCAGAATCTGGACGACAGCCTGCTGGAACATTATGAAAATAGTGCTGATTTAGCTTTGCAGGCTGCCGAATGGCTTCATTCCTCCACAGAAAGGATTAAGCTGCTCGGTTCAAAAAAAATCTATGAAATCGGAAGTGGTGCGGGGCAGCTCCTGTTTGAGCTTGCTCCGGAAACCGAATATTATATGGCGACAGATTATGCGCAAACGGCCATTCATAATTTAAATGAGAAGTTGGCCGCAGCTCCTGATCAATGGAGCCATGTAAAAGCGAAAACGGCTGAGGCAGATGACTTTACAGACATTGTAGATACTTCATTTGACCTGGTCCTGATTCATAGCGTGGCCCAATATTTTGTCAATGCAGATTACCTGATTAAAGTGATTAAAGAATCTGTTAAATCGCTCAGATCAGGTGGTTGTATTTTCATTGGAGACATGCAGGGTAAGAATTCCCTGAAAATGTGCCATGCAATGGATCACCTCCCACATGCTGCGGATTCGACTACCTTATCTTCCTTTAATGAGGCTGTGCTCAACAGGGTCCGCATAGAGGATGAGCTTGTTGCAGATCCGGGCTTTTTCTACAGCTTGCCGGGGATCATCCCTGAAATTACCGGAGTAGATGTCCAGCTTCGGAAAGGCCTGTCTTTAAATGAAACCACAAAATATCATTATGACATCTGGTTATATGTTGCGGTTCCCTCTGAAACGGTAATTCCTGATACCCAGGTCATCTGGAAGAATGAAGATTCTTTACTTGAAATTGAGCGCCTGCTCTCCGCCAATCCATCACAGGTCCTGGAATTAAAAAACATTGTAAACAAACGTACCGCCAAAGATCACCGGCTATTACAGCTCATGCAGAGCAGAGACCCCAATAGCCTTTTGAAAGAGATCAAAATTGAAGTGGCAGGGATAAACGAGGGTTCTGCTCCGGATCTTTTCTGGGAGCTGGGAGCGCGTTTAAATTTCAATGCACATGTCAGGTGGACCAGCGATGGAACAGATGGCCTGTTTGATGTGGTTTTTATTCCTTCTTCCCGGAAAGCAACACTTCCCTATTTTTCTGCTGCTGAATCCTTAAAATCAAATCTACACAGCTACGCCAGGTTGCCTTTCTCGAAGAATGAAATTGTCATCTCCAAAGAGATCATTGGAGCATGGAAAGACAAGCTCTATAAAGCCCTTCCTGCCTATATGGTACCTGATGACTTTATCGCGCTCAAAAGCTTTCCTTTAACCGCCAATGCAAAAATCGATAGAAATGCCTTTCCGAAACCTTATGCCAAAAGGACGGATGATGGCAGCAACAGACAGGTGGGTCTGGTACTTACTAAAAATGAACAACTGGTCACAGATATCTGGTCAGCTGCGCTGGGATTGGAACACCTCAGCCTTACCGATGATTTCTTTGAGCTTGGCGGGCATTCCCTGCTGGCCGTAAAGGTGATGATTGCGATAGAAAAAGAGACAGGAAAGAGACTTCCTTTAGCAACGCTGTTTAACAATTCCACGATTCAAAAGCTGGCTGCACAACTTATTGCAGACGAAGCTCATGAAGTCTGGGAATCGCTGGTTCCCATTAAGACAACCGGCAAAAAGGACCCTTTATTTATGGTTCATGGAGGAGGCTTAAATGTTCTGGTGTTTAAATCAATCAGCACCTATGTAAGCGAAGAACAACCCATTTATGGTCTGCAGGCCCTGGGATTAAACCAGGAAACCCAGCTCTATACCAGTATTGAAGAGATTGCGGCAGTCTATGTTGCAGAAATCATTAAAGTAAATCCAAATGGACCTTATTGTCTGTGTGGGTATTCTCTGGGAGGCTTTATTGTTTATGAAATGGCAAAGCAACTGAAGGATATGGGGAAAGCCGTTAAATTTTTGGGGATCCTGGATACTTATGCCGGGGATGCCGGTGGCTCTACGGAAACATCAGTTAAATTAATGAAGAAGATCAGACGTCAGTTCTATAAGATTCCCTTTTTTGTTGGCTCATTTTTCAGAAATCCAAGCGAAGCCATCCAATATCAAATCCATAGGCTGAGGTTAAGACTGGATCGGATTTTAAACAATGAGGTAAAAGATTACACCATTCATTTCAGCCCTTATGAAAAAGAGATTTATAATCATTACGACAAGGCCCATGATCACTACAAAATGGAACCTTCGGATATTAAGATCAGTCTTTTCAGGGTAAAGAAGAGACTTTATTACCTGGATGACCTGGTTTATCTCGGTTGGAATAAATTTGCGAAGCAGGGAGTAGAAACTCATGATGTTCCCGGAGATCATGAAACCTTTTTATATTCACCTAACGATGCGGAGTTTGCAAGGATTCTGCAAGACACATTAGACAAAATTTAG
- a CDS encoding glycosyltransferase family 2 protein: MIIAFWISIFLIVYTFIGYGFVLYILVKVKNLFYTPFAFKKEAVLPGISVLIAAYNEEDIIEEKIRNTLALNYPKDKVQVIFITDGSTDHTAKKVSAYPEVTLLHSDARAGKMAAIKRAIPFLEMEIIVFTDANTFLNKDALLELVKHYQNPKVGAVAGEKRILVEETADASSAGEGFYWKYESLLKKWDYALYSGVGAAGELFSIRKALYQPVASDTIIDDHMIAMRIAENGHIIAYEPDAYAMETASADVKEELKRKIRIAAGGIQSILRLKKAANPFHYPIFTFQYISHRVLRWTITPFLLILALILNAWIAFDTGSLFYQVLFGLQVFFYLLSLIGLYFENRNIRIKALFIPYYFCVMNYAVIAGILRYYQKNQSAAWEKSKRK, translated from the coding sequence ATGATTATAGCTTTTTGGATCAGCATTTTTCTGATTGTATATACCTTTATCGGGTATGGTTTTGTATTATATATCCTGGTGAAGGTTAAAAACTTGTTTTATACTCCTTTTGCCTTCAAAAAAGAGGCAGTTTTACCAGGCATATCGGTATTGATTGCCGCTTATAATGAAGAAGATATTATTGAGGAAAAGATCAGGAATACCCTGGCACTGAATTACCCCAAAGATAAGGTTCAGGTTATTTTTATTACCGATGGTTCTACAGATCACACCGCAAAGAAGGTCAGTGCTTATCCTGAAGTTACCTTGCTCCATAGTGATGCAAGAGCAGGAAAGATGGCGGCCATTAAAAGAGCCATCCCATTCCTGGAAATGGAGATCATCGTTTTTACAGATGCCAATACCTTTCTGAATAAAGATGCACTTCTGGAATTGGTAAAGCACTATCAGAATCCTAAAGTGGGGGCAGTTGCAGGAGAAAAGCGAATTCTGGTAGAGGAAACCGCTGATGCCAGCTCTGCAGGGGAAGGGTTTTACTGGAAGTATGAGTCTCTTTTGAAAAAGTGGGACTATGCCTTGTACTCCGGTGTAGGTGCTGCGGGTGAATTGTTCAGTATCCGTAAGGCATTATATCAGCCTGTAGCATCTGATACGATTATAGATGACCATATGATTGCTATGCGAATTGCAGAAAACGGACACATCATTGCCTATGAACCCGATGCCTATGCCATGGAAACGGCTTCGGCAGATGTAAAGGAAGAGTTAAAACGTAAAATAAGAATTGCCGCAGGTGGGATTCAATCGATATTGCGTTTAAAAAAGGCGGCAAACCCCTTCCATTATCCTATTTTTACGTTTCAGTACATTAGCCATCGGGTTTTGCGCTGGACCATTACTCCCTTTTTACTGATTCTTGCCTTGATCCTGAATGCATGGATCGCATTTGATACCGGATCCTTGTTTTATCAGGTTTTATTTGGTCTTCAGGTTTTTTTCTACCTGCTCAGCCTCATCGGACTTTATTTCGAAAACAGGAATATCCGGATAAAAGCCTTATTTATTCCTTACTATTTCTGTGTAATGAACTATGCGGTCATTGCAGGGATTCTTAGGTATTATCAAAAGAATCAAAGTGCCGCCTGGGAGAAATCTAAAAGAAAATAA